Part of the Nothobranchius furzeri strain GRZ-AD chromosome 2, NfurGRZ-RIMD1, whole genome shotgun sequence genome, TGGAGGATTCTCCTCGCTCGTCTGCTGGCCGGACAGACAGCGAGAGTTCTCAGTGGGACAGGACTGCTCATTCAGactcccgctgctcctccacaggcAGCTCCGCCTGGAGCCATACAGCCGACCTAACGAGAAGCGGCTGGCACTGAAGGGGATACGAGGGCTCGCTGTGTTGCAAATGCTCAAAGCACTTCGGGAGAAGATGGAGGAACTGCTGATGGTACGGTGGCAGCGTTCACAGTTCTGCCTGTAGCTTCCAAAGCCTCCGCATGCAGAGTAGCTGTTACAGCTTCCCGAGAGCTGGGCCAGATCCATCAGGACGGCCTCCGAGTAGCTGGGCACCAGCTGCTGGTTGGAGCGGATGTGCCACTCTAGCTCTGTGCTGTCAATTGTGTTGACTCGTGGGATGTGTCTGCAATATGGATGCTCCTCAGACGGTGTTACTGGCGCAAAGTCAAAGCCAAACAGCTTCTCTACATGGTAGTGCACACAGGCGGTGCGGTACTCTGTCAGCACCCTCAGAGGCCAGGATAGCGTGAAAGCAGCTGCCACCCAGAAAGTGGAGTTGGAGGCATACCAGGGAGGGTGACTGGGGTTAGAAAAGCCAATCATATATTCCTTAAAGTCAACATTCTTCAGATGCATCCCCTCACGGGCCTCCATGTAGTCATCCAAACCCTCGTTTTCTGTAAAGAACCTGGCTCTCTGGGTCAGGTAGGAGTTTTCTGACTCCACATTGGCGAAGCTAAAGCACTTGGTGAACCTCAGTCTGGTGATTGGGAATCCCTCCAGGCCTTGCAAGTGCTTTGAGATGTCTTTAGCACCACAGTTCCCATAATCGAACTCCGCCTCAGCCACATGCGTGTTCACTCTCTCGTGGTAAACCTGCGTTGTGGTGTAGGCATCTCCGTTACGATAACGGGTCACCTGCCGCGTCCTCCTCACATAATGGTAGCTGATGGCCTTCCACCAGATGCAGGGCGTAGCCTGCTGCATTCGCTCTATGCGCTCGGCCACGCTGCTCACATCCACCTTGTACTGCAGCTCATTCCTGGCGTAGCAGTGCCAGCACTCCACCAAGTAGACCACATAGAGCATGACCAGGAAGGCCAGAGGGATGTAGATGTAGCCGTTGGAGCAGGGACTTTCACGGTACATCATAGACTTTCCCTTGTAAGCGCTGTCGAAGGAGAGTCGCGTGACCTTGGTCACCTGGCACCAGGCCATCACCCCGACACAGCCGTACATCAGCATGGACAGCAGCAGGCATTTCCAGTGTGTTTCCTGGCACAGGGATTTAGCCAGGGACTGTTTCTGAGGAtgctgctgcaaaaaaaaaagaggaaagaaaaagtatgaaggaagaacaaaaaaaaactaaatgtttTGAGTATAATATGATTAGCATGACCTAAATAGTtgtaaagttaaataaataaataaataaactgtctCATGCAGATAAAATATTTAGAAACATTTCTGCTTTGTAAGTGCTGTTGCACAGTTCATGCATGAGCTAAAAGCAACTCGCTCAAGTTGATTTGTGCTTgttataataacaataatgatgaTTGTCGGTTTGTAAGAAAATACTGAGGCCCATTAAAAAAGCAAAAGCATTCATTAGACATATGCATCATGAAGCTGAAGCTTTTGTTGATCACCTCAAGACTCAGCAGAGCCCAGTAGGGGAGAGCTAGTCATACCCAATATGGGAGTACAGCCACAGAGAACAGGCAGATATTAAAACTAGCATCTGTTTTTAGTCTATATAGCTAACAACAAGCATCCATGTAATAAAACCAACATGTTAGCTCTATGCTCTCTAGGAGACTAACTTAAATGATAGATGTTGTTTCTCCATAATTATCCTCCCCACCTTGGTCACATGATCCCAAAGTGTTATGCCAACCTAACGTCCCATCCCACAGGGCGAGTGGATTAAACACTGAACCGCCCCACCGAGATGCTGTGGGAGGAAAACTCACCAGCAGCATCCTGTGCTGGCTCCACAACACAATCAATACAACGTGACACACTTTGTGGTTCGTGTTGCATTTTACAAGCTCTGTCCAAGCAGCAGCGACGAACATTTCTTCTTAAGATGTTCTTTTAATATGCTATTTTTGGCATTTGATTGGAGAATTTTTGTATTTGTTGTTCTTGCAAGAACGATGTGTGCAGGCTTGAGAAGTAAAACAATGTCGTAAAACATGAGCTTACTGTGGCTGTTTACGTTAGAAATCAGTTCAACTAAGACTATTTCATAAGCACTGTTGCAGCAAAAGGAAGATGTCTTAACATGCAGACTTTAGGAATGAAAAGACCACCGTTGTGCCTTTAAATAAGTGCCTCTTGCACTCATGGACACTTTCTCTTGACAGAATAAGACCAGCTAGGTTACATAAAAAGCCCTCTTGTGTAACGGATGTGTAACTCGGAGTGTTTGGGAAACAGTGGCTGTTAGGAAGACTAGAAACAATTTCTCAATGAAgaaaaatatttttgtaattatgctgaaaaataaatattttttttaaatttgtacACAGATTGTGCTCTTGAGAGGACGTTTCTTTGTTGTCTCTTCTCACATTTTCAGTTGGACCCTTTCCAAGACCCCTAATGGGTCTTTGGGCCCTGTTTATGACACCAGCTGCCTGGAAAGATGCCAAACTGATCAGATTGTTCACCTTAACAGGGTAACGGTTCCTTTTCATTTACATTAaagcccttttttttttttttttttttttgaatacgCACAATTCCTGAATCCATGCACTCTTGAAATCTGATTAAAACGGATCCACACTGGCCCTTACCTCCTCCCTGGGACTTTCCGCCTCCTCCTCTGGGACTGTGGCGGTGCTGCTCTCACTGGCCGTCGCAGCTGATGCTGGGGACATGATGAAAATAACACAAAAGCCGGTGCATGGATAACCCTTCGGGGCAAGGTGGAACATAAACACAGAGGACCCCACTGCACGTCATCTAAAACGGACCAGCCCTGCAGGAACCAGAGGAGAAACGCTGAAAACAACGCACCCTCCCTCTCCAGTCTCTTTCTTCTCAGGTGGGCAGCCTTGAAGGCTCATGGTGCAGCCGAAGAAAAGGCAGAGACTCTCCCTGCTGTGCAATGATCCAAATAAAATGCTGCAGGATGCAGAGAGTGTTAACGCGGCTCGTCCTTCTGCTGACGGCGCAGTCAGCCAAAGTGTGAATCAGGACAAAGACGCCAGACAGCGGCACATGTGAGCAGTCAGCCCCACAGCACGGTGTAAATACACACACAGGAACCGTGTTAAAACACAGAGAGGCGCTGCTGCTGCACGGGAACCTCCCCCTGCATCCCATTAAATCATCATGTGTTCGTGCTGGTGAGGAGATCCAGCCGCACAGACACGAGGCTGGCCCCTATAGACTATCATCACAACATTAAACCTATTAGTCTCTGCAGGAACTGGCTGCTATTGCAAATGTTTTGCAACAATTTTATTTTACACTTATTATTTTGATGAAAATCTACTTTTTCATTAAGTTTGGTGAATTGATCAACAGAAACCAATGAAAACATGTCCACAAATTTAAAACGTGCCATGGTAGCCAAAGTTCTAAAATCATATTTGACAAAGTGTTAACGTTTTGATATATACTCCATTAAAGTGTAAGTAAGTAGAACCAagattaaaataaatgttaaggCTACTGCCAGTGGCTCATTATGACCACCAAGGTAACCATCTCATTAACTTTATGACAGCAGAACAACCCCCCAATTTACACCGGGTGCATGAGAGTCACCCCAAAGCTGTCGGTAAATTTctaaaaaaattaaatgcagaTTTGCGATTGCTTAACTACATTATGTCATGATCCCTGCATCTTTTGAGCAGAGCATCAGTAGATTTTTCAGCATGGACTTTGACGCTTTTAACCTGGCATTGGAGAATCACAACGGACGCAATTGTGATCTTGCAGTGTGGGTACTCCATGTCACACATGCTCCAGTGGGGACTGACGTGCCACGGAGGTTGTGACAAAACACTGTTACGCTGCCATAATGCCCTGCTTATGCACTCGGTGTAAATTGGGgattaaagccatactatgcaacgtttttgtattttttaaatcattttcttgagatgGTGTGCGCTAAAATTACACTGCAGGGTTAATGAAACCGACCCCTAAcgctctctgtggccagaataccgcacttgcaacatcAGACTGGTGGGCGTTACATGTTGGACTTTGAAAAATttggctgacatacctggtgctgcagtctgcttccagcacatttcctgcatgaacGCTGCTGATCTGTTTGATTTAGTGACAAatccctcctgtagacactagcgtaatttatacttctctgtctgcaccGGGACGGACCAGTCGACCAAACACCAGAAAGATTTGCCGTTTgtgaaatgttctttttttttcatcCCTGTCTTTGTTTACTAACGAATGGTTTCTTCTCCAATCCTGCTTGACACAAGCCTGAATTTACCATACCAGTGTAGACATTGGACTGGactgttggcagaatgtggagtgaGCTAACATAACAGTAGATCACACTAAAACAGATGGCAGTAATAAAGATGTCTCTTTGGAAGGGACTTTCATTTTATAGATTGTATTTATTTTAATCTGACTCACAATAGCAGCACATACTGTGTAAGTGAGCCCTCTGAAGGCCAAAGCACACAAATAAAtcataaaatgtgtttaaaaaatataaaaacatcctATATGAATACTGTGGAGTTCATTGTAGGCTTCTCCAAGAGCAaagtgaagtaaaaaaaaaagacatttctaagcgccctgacttagtgtggaagacctgatgcttctgggacagatggctcctctgatggcgtttccttgcgttaccatacttggctcatacttggctcatctgggctcagccaaatataatttttacgtgtgtgtgtgcgtgtgtgtgtgtgcgtgtgcgtgcatatgtctgttattgtttttaacctgttatgggaatctggggtcattttgtaaa contains:
- the tmem151ba gene encoding transmembrane protein 151B, translating into MFHLAPKGYPCTGFCVIFIMSPASAATASESSTATVPEEEAESPREEQHPQKQSLAKSLCQETHWKCLLLSMLMYGCVGVMAWCQVTKVTRLSFDSAYKGKSMMYRESPCSNGYIYIPLAFLVMLYVVYLVECWHCYARNELQYKVDVSSVAERIERMQQATPCIWWKAISYHYVRRTRQVTRYRNGDAYTTTQVYHERVNTHVAEAEFDYGNCGAKDISKHLQGLEGFPITRLRFTKCFSFANVESENSYLTQRARFFTENEGLDDYMEAREGMHLKNVDFKEYMIGFSNPSHPPWYASNSTFWVAAAFTLSWPLRVLTEYRTACVHYHVEKLFGFDFAPVTPSEEHPYCRHIPRVNTIDSTELEWHIRSNQQLVPSYSEAVLMDLAQLSGSCNSYSACGGFGSYRQNCERCHRTISSSSIFSRSALSICNTASPRIPFSASRFSLGRLYGSRRSCLWRSSGSLNEQSCPTENSRCLSGQQTSEENPPAYQDALCFPVLIVHRNEGCLNHDHRSLHRNGSCVETSL